In Candidatus Manganitrophus morganii, the genomic window CGGTCAATGCGCTTCTGGCGCAGTATCCTCACATTCGCGCCGTTCTCGAGAGCTTGTACATCAAACGGATGCAGATCACGATCGATGCGATGAAAAGCGCGAAGGGGGCGTTGTGAAAAGGTTACATTGCATCGCTGAGAAAGAGATCACCTATCGACGGCCGTGGAGGAGAGAGCGGTGAGAGTGAAGGTGCTCGGTTGCTACGGGGCTGATTTCTACGAAAAGAAAAATGGAAAGGCGATACGCTATAATCCCTCCGGTTTTTTGATCAATCAGTCGGTCGCCCTCGACGCAGGGACCCTCTGCGGCGCGCTGACCCTCTCGGAGCTGAGCAAAGTCCGGTATGTCTTCATCTCGCACGCCCACCTCGACCATATCCAAAGCCTCCCCTTCATGGCTGAAATTCTCTTCGGAAAAATTCAAAACCCGGTCGTGATCGTGAGCATCGCCGAGGTGATCGAGGTCCTCCGGAAACATTTCTTCAACGGCCACCTCTGGCCCGACTTTACCCGTCTGCCGACCCCGGAGAACCGGATCCTCTCCTATCAGGTGATCCCGGTCGGAAAACCGGTCGAGGTGGAAGGGCTCAAGATCACCGCCATTCAGGTCAGCCACATCGTCCCGGCGGTCGGGTTCATCGTCGAGGAGGACCGGTCGGCGATCGTTTACAGCGGCGACACATGGAAAACCGATGAGCTCTGGAAGGTGGCCGCTCAGATCGATCATCTCAAGGCGATCTTCGTCGAGTCGTCCTTTCCCGATCAACTCTCCGAGCTCGCGATGATCTCGGGGCATCTGACGCCGCAGTTGACCTTCCAAGAATTCAACAAGGTTCACCGGCCCGATCTCCCCCTCTACATTTACCATATGAAACCGCCTTATCTGGATGAGATCCGCCGGCAGGTCAAAGAACTCCGAAGCAAAACGGTCCACCTTTTGCGGGACGGCCAGGTGTTACACTTCTAGCCGGCCGGCCCTTTGACCTCTCCTTGTTTCACCTCCCCTACTATGTTAGAATTTCCCTCAATCGAATGAACTGTTCAGACACCCGCATCGGTCCTCTTTTGATGACCCCAAGACCTTTTTTGACCCGGCCGAATGGACTCTGCTAAGATGGAAGTACAATCAGCAACTGAGGAAAATCGCTCGGAAGAGACCGTCCTCTCTTCAATCGATCGGTTCTTAACGGTGATGACCTATAATATCCATCACGGAAGGGGACGGGACGGCCGGGTTGATCTGAAGCGGATCTGCACCGTCATCCAAGAAGGAAAACCCGATCTCGTCGCCCTCCAAGAGGTCGATCTGGGGATGACAAGGAGCGAGCGGCTCGATCAGGGCCGGGAGTTGGCCGACCTGCTCGAGATGAATCATGTGGCCGGACACAACTGGTATCTGGGAGAAGGGGCGTATGGCAATGTCTTTCTCTCCCGATGGCCGGTCACCATTGTGGGGAACCTCGATTTGAGCGTTCCGGGGCGGGAGCCGAGGGGCTGTCTTTTAACCGAAGTGCATTACGGCGCCTCCCTCCTTTTGGTTGCATCGGTGCACCTGGGCCTTGGAATGGCGGAGAGAAAACGGCAGTCCTTGACGATCTTGGATCAATTGAAAATGCTCTACACGGATGAGCCGATCTTGATCATGGGGGATTTCAATACCTTCTCTTTCTCGTCGATTGCGCGCCGATTTCGCGCTTCGTATACCGATGTCTTCGAAGAAGCGGGGGTCGGACCCCGATCGACCTTTCGAAAAATCGGCATTCCCCTCCGGCTCGATTACATTTACGCCTCCGATCACCTTCTTCCGGTAAAGGCCCATGTCCTCCGGACACAGACCGCTTCGGCCGCTTCCGACCACTTTCCGCTGATTGCGCAATTTTTGTGGAAGGATCGAGATGAACGCCGAAAAAACCATCAGACCGGGGCGGAACTGTTATCGCATCGCCCAAGCTGACCGGGTCGATCTCCTGGTCGACGCCGCCGCTTATTACAGGGCTCTTTACCACGCGATTCTCCAGGCGCAAGAGCGCCTTGTTTTCTTAGGATGGCAATTCGACAGCCGTGTCTCCCTCCTTCGCGGAAAGGAGGCCGACCGGGCCCGTTATCCGGTTCAGTTCCTTCCTCTTCTGCAAAAAATCACCGAAGAGCGCCCCCATCTCCAGGTCTACATCTTGGCCTGGGATCACTCCATTGTCTTCTCCCCCGAACGGGAATGGTTTCAGTCGTACCGGTTTCAACAAGGGACGGGAGATCAGATCCATTTTGTCTTCGACCATTTCCATCCTGCGGGAGGAAGCCACCACCAAAAAATCGTTCTGGTAGACGGGGTCGCCGGCTTCTGCGGCGGGCTCGATATCTGCGGCGATCGATGGGACACTCCGCAGCATCGCCGCCAGGATCCCCTTCGGAAAAACGAGGACGGCACCCCGTACAGCCTTTTTCATGACGTTCAGATCGCCGTTCAGGGAGAAGCGGTCCCGGTCTTGGAAGAGATCTTTCTCGACCGATGGGCAGCCGCCACCGGAGAGCGCCTCGCTCCCGTCCGGCCCGATCGCATACGCCGGTTCGATCTTTCCCATACCTTGCGCCTCTCCGGCGGGCCGGCCTCAATCTCAAGAACCGTTCCGGCGGGAACCTGCGGCCGGGAAACGCCGGTGCAAGAGATCGCTCAGCTCTACGATGACGCGATCGCTTCCGCCGAGCGCTTGATCTTGATCGAAAACCAATACTTCACTTCGCGCCGCGTTTTCGATGCCCTCCATAAGCGGATCTCCGACACAAGCCGCCCCGGCATCGAGGTGGTTGTGATCTTGCCCCAGGCCGCACAAAACTGGAAGGAAGAGCTGGCGATCGGATTCGAGCAACGGCGCATGCTTCAACGACTAGAGACGGCCGCAAAGGCCAATCATTGCCCGCTCGGAATCTATACCCCGATTAAAACCGGGAACCCTCCCCTTCCGCCGACGCCGATTTACGTTCACAGCAAGGTGCTGGTGATCGACGACCGGATCCTCTCGATCGGATCGGCCAATACCAGCAACCGGAGTTTGGGGCTCGACACCGAGTGCAACATCAATATTGAAGCCGACGGGAATCAACGACGCCGGGAAATCGCGATGGTCTGTTATACCCTGTTGGGGGAGCATCTCGAACAGCCGGCGGAGGCAGTGGAATCATTCATTCAACAAAAACGGGGGTGGGTGACCGCCCTGGATGCCCTCTCCGGACAGAGCGGGCGGCTCCACAAGCTCAACGATACGTTTCCTGAAACCTGGATCGACCAGGTTCTGCCCGAGGGGATCTGCTTTGATCCGGAATCGCCGCTCAGTTCGGAAGATCTCTTTGAGAAACTCTTTTTCCCGCCGATCCCATCCGTTCAAGAAGAGGAAGCCCTGGAAGAAAAAGAGCAGGGAGAGCCTCAGAAGCCGGAGGCGCATCCGGAAGGTTCCAAAAAGAGGACTTTTCTAAAGGGAATTCCGTTGTTTCTCCTCCCCCTGATCGGCATTATCCTCTACTTTTTTTTGGAAAAGAAAGGAATTGATCTTCGCTCCTGGGTGACCACCCTCGACGAAGCACGGGCCTCTCACTGGACCATTCCCCTCTTTATGATCGGAACCGTGATCGCAAGTGTGATCTCCTTTCCGATCACTTTCTTTTTAGTCCTGGGGGGGATCTTGTTCGGGGCGTATTGGGGGACGCTGCTGAATTGGACGGCGGCCCTCGCCGGCGCCACCGTCTCCTACTTCCTCGGCCTCTACCTCGGGAGGCCGCTCTTTCGCTTCGGCCAGAAGCGGGCCCCCGCGGCGGCCGACTGGATCAAACAGAAGGGATTCTGGGCGATCTTGATCCTCCGGGTCATCGGCGTTTTTCCATTTACCGTCGTCAATTTTATCGCCGGCGCCAGCAAGATCCGTCTCTCCAATTATCTTCTCGCCACAGCGCTGGGGATGCTTCCGGGAACCTTTCTGATCTCCTACTTCTCCGACGCCATTCTGCAAGGGACCGTCGACTTTAAAACGAAAAGCTCCCAGCTCCTCTGGGGCCTCTCGTTCGTTCTCCTTCTCTGGCTCGGCTCCGCCTTCATGAAGAGATGGTGGCTGCGCCGGCAGGAAGCCCTTTCCTAATCGATCGATGCGGAAGAAACGTTATCTGAGGTAGGTCGGCAAGATCTCTTCCAGCCCCTGAAACGAGAGGCCCAGCTCCTTCGCGGCGGCACTCTCACTGCAAACGTTGTCTTCCTGAAGCATCGTCAGTTGATCGCGGGTGAGCGGGGGGCGGGGGAAGATCCGCTCGGCGAGGGCGGCGGGACCTTTGAGCGCCCAGATCGGAAGATGGACTTTCGGGCGGGAGATTTTCTTGATCCGGAGGATCAGACCGATAAGGTCATTGAGAGTGTAAACACGCGGACCGCAGAGCTCGTAGCGCTTTCCGTAAGCAATCTGGTTATGGAGCGATTGGACGAAAGCCTCGGCCACATCCTCCACCCAGACCGGCTGAAATCGATTTTCTCCAGGCCCGACGACCGGGACCACCGGCGAGTAGGAAGCGATCTTCGCAAGAAGATTGATCGACCGGTCTTCCCGGCCGAAGACCAACGAGGGTCTGAAAACGGTCGCATCAAGCGGTTCGGCGCGGACGAGTTCTTCCGCCTGCCACTTGGTCCGGTGATAACGGCTCGTCGCCTTCGGACCGGTTCCGAGGGCGCTCATGTGGAGAAGGCGGCGCACCCCGGCCTGCCTCATCGCCTCCACCACATTTCGCGTTCCATCGACATGCAGTTTCTCGAATGTCTCTCCGCCCGGCTCGACCAGAATGCCGACGAGATGGATGACCGCATCGACCCCCTTCGCCCCGCGGAGCAGACTCTCCCGCGAGCCGATCTCTCCGGGGATCCATTCGATTTTTTCATCCGGGATGAAGCGGCGCCGCTCGCTCCGATAAAGCACCCGGACCCGCTCTCCCTGAGAAAGGAGGCGGCGGACGATGCTCCGGCCGACAAAGCCGGTCCCGCCGGTCACTAGAACCATACGGTTTCTCCGAGCCCGCTCTGCGAGCCTGCTTCAATGGGTCGACGGATCATCTCGCAAATGGGAGAAGCCTTTTCCACTTCGGGTAGGTCGAGACCCCCAACAGATGATTCAGCGGGCTGAACCGGAAGAAAGCGGTGAGAAGCCCATCGAGTCCGATCATCCACATTGCCGTCCGCGCCCAACGGCTCTTCCCCGAAAAGAGGGCGAGGACAGGGAAGAGAAGACCAATTGTATACCGAACCCCGCGATCCCAACCACCCACGTTATACGTCTTATAACCTTTATACGCTCTCATGATGATCCTCCATGGTAAGGGTTACAACAATCCGGGTTATCTCACAGAATTTACTCCATCATACCGTCTCTCTTTCCGTCGATACAATCCCCTTTTTGGAGGAGACCCCTATTCCCCTTTTGGAGAGGGGTTCGAGGGGCTCACGCGTCATCTCTGAATTCGGGTATACTTATCTTTGACCCGAGGCCGCAATTGTTGACTTCCCCCGTATGCTGGCCTATACTATCGTCCTTTATACGGGGAAGCCGGGTCGCTTCTTTGGATCGCGGGAACCAAATCGCCCAAGCAGAATGTCGCGTTTTCCTTATGGATAAAGAGACAGACCCAATCAAGAGAGCGGCCGCGGCCGTTTCTCCGGCGATTAGAGAATAGACGATGGCATCTGAAGTTCGAGCGCCGTCCGCCGCGCTGCCCGGAACCCCTGTTGAGCTTCGAAGGGATGTTTCCATCTGGGGCTCATTCACCTGGGGCTACGCCGACGTCGGCGCCGATGTTTATGTGGCGCTCGGTCTGGTCATGGGCGCCGCCCATGGGGCGACGCCGCTTGCCTTCGCCGCCGCCGGTTTCGTTTACATCTTAATCGGCTTCGCCTATACCGAACTTGCCTCCGCCTATCCGGTGGCGGGGGGAGGCCAATACTACACGACGCGGGGGCTGGGCGATATCTGGGGGTTGATCGCCGGCGCCGCGCTGCTGCTCGATTACACCATCTGCATTTCGCTCTTCGCAACCGCTTCCGCCGGGTATATCAACTTCTTCTTCCCGGCCATCCGCGAATTCGCAATCGATATCGGCCCTTTCCAAGGAATCAATCTGATCTGGGCGGCCGAATCGCTCTTCCTGATCGTCCTTCTGATGATTCTCAATATCCGGGGGATTCGAGAATCTTCTCTCTTCAATTCGCTCATCGGCGGCCTGGATATGGTCCTGGAAACGATCATTATCGTTTTCGGTTTTCTCTTTGCCTGGAAACCGGAGATGGTCGTCTTTCAATTCAAAACTGAATTCCCTTCGACGGAGCAATTCTTTTACGCCGTCTCGGTCGCCATTATCTCTTACGTCGGATTGGAATCGGTCTCGCAGGCGGCGCAGGAGACCCGCCGTCCCGCGACGATTATTCCGAGAACATCGGTCTCATTAATCTGTGTCGTCCTCCTCTTCGCGATGGCCTTTCCGATCCTGGCCCTGGGGGTCCTTCCCTGGCAGGCCCTGGCCGAGCGGGAGTCCGACCCGGTGGCGGTCTTGGCCAGCGCTATTCCCTATGTCGGTTTTCTGGCCGGTCATGCCGCCGCGGTCCTCGGTGCCACGATCGTCCTCATTTCGGCCAACACGGGGGTGATGGGGGCCTCCCGACTGAGCTACAGCATGAGCGAGAGCCACCTCTTGAGCCCTTGGTTCAGCGCGGTCCATCCGAAATTCCGGACCCCCGTGCGGGCGGTCGTCTTCTTCTCGGTTGTGGCGGCGGCTCAGGTGATCTTCAGCTTTCTCACCGGCCCCCACGCCATGGATACGATGGTCAATATGTATGCCTTCGGCGCGACGCTCGCCTATTTTCTGAGCTTCATCGCCCTGATCGCGCTCCGGATCAAAGACCCCTATACCCCGCGGCCCTATCGAATGCCGTTTAATATTAAGTTCAAAGGGATCTATATTCCGATCCTCGGCATCGTCGGCGCCTTTGCGACCCTGGCGATGATGGGGGTGGTGCTCTGGACGCATGCCCTCGGACGGGTCGCCGGTCCCGGTTGGGTCCTCCTCTGGCTTGCGGTTTATCTCTGGTATCGGTGGAAGAACAGGCACCCCCTCTTTTCCAACATTCCACGCGACTGGGAGAAGGAGCAGATCGCGATTCTGACCTCTGCGGAGGAATTCGATCTCCTGGAGCAATACAAGCATGCCTTGGCGGAACGGAATAAGAAAGAGGCCAAACATGCTTCACAATAAAGAGCACATCATGACGACCCTTCGATCGTTGTCTCTTCGAGACAAGGTCCTGATGATTAATATGTTCCTCTACTTCGCCGTCGGCGGCGCAATCCTCTACCGCGCCTTCTTCCGTCACGCCTCCTGGCCGGCCTATTTGATCGGATCTCTTTTTCTGCTGATCGGGAGTTATCGTTTTTATCTCATCTATAAAGCATTGTCGAAAGGGGGAGGGGAGGTTGCGGAGAGATGATCGAGCTGATCGATCAGATCAACCCCCTGGGAGGGGTAATCGCCCTTTTCTTTGTTGTTTCGCTCATCTCGATCCTCTGGTGGATGCTTCATCCTCCGGATTACATCCCGGCGGCCGCCGCAAAAGCGCGCCACTCGGTTTTTGCCATCAAAAAGATCTTGGTCCCGACCGTCGGTCTCCCCTATGCGGAACGGGGGGTCGAATTGGCCTGCCGACTCGGCTCCGAACAGGGGGCGGAGATCCTCTTGACCTATGTGGTGGAAGTCCCCCGCACGATGCCGCTCGGG contains:
- a CDS encoding complex I NDUFA9 subunit family protein, with translation MVLVTGGTGFVGRSIVRRLLSQGERVRVLYRSERRRFIPDEKIEWIPGEIGSRESLLRGAKGVDAVIHLVGILVEPGGETFEKLHVDGTRNVVEAMRQAGVRRLLHMSALGTGPKATSRYHRTKWQAEELVRAEPLDATVFRPSLVFGREDRSINLLAKIASYSPVVPVVGPGENRFQPVWVEDVAEAFVQSLHNQIAYGKRYELCGPRVYTLNDLIGLILRIKKISRPKVHLPIWALKGPAALAERIFPRPPLTRDQLTMLQEDNVCSESAAAKELGLSFQGLEEILPTYLR
- a CDS encoding 3',5'-cyclic-nucleotide phosphodiesterase, with product MRVKVLGCYGADFYEKKNGKAIRYNPSGFLINQSVALDAGTLCGALTLSELSKVRYVFISHAHLDHIQSLPFMAEILFGKIQNPVVIVSIAEVIEVLRKHFFNGHLWPDFTRLPTPENRILSYQVIPVGKPVEVEGLKITAIQVSHIVPAVGFIVEEDRSAIVYSGDTWKTDELWKVAAQIDHLKAIFVESSFPDQLSELAMISGHLTPQLTFQEFNKVHRPDLPLYIYHMKPPYLDEIRRQVKELRSKTVHLLRDGQVLHF
- a CDS encoding universal stress protein, with product MIELIDQINPLGGVIALFFVVSLISILWWMLHPPDYIPAAAAKARHSVFAIKKILVPTVGLPYAERGVELACRLGSEQGAEILLTYVVEVPRTMPLGIPLPDAEQEGNEALERACSIVKLHGLPSQKILQRARLAGEEIARIARDRDVDLIILGIRSEPGLRDAILGRTSDIILRHSPCEVLIDKLPKGAQE
- a CDS encoding VTT domain-containing protein, with the translated sequence MNAEKTIRPGRNCYRIAQADRVDLLVDAAAYYRALYHAILQAQERLVFLGWQFDSRVSLLRGKEADRARYPVQFLPLLQKITEERPHLQVYILAWDHSIVFSPEREWFQSYRFQQGTGDQIHFVFDHFHPAGGSHHQKIVLVDGVAGFCGGLDICGDRWDTPQHRRQDPLRKNEDGTPYSLFHDVQIAVQGEAVPVLEEIFLDRWAAATGERLAPVRPDRIRRFDLSHTLRLSGGPASISRTVPAGTCGRETPVQEIAQLYDDAIASAERLILIENQYFTSRRVFDALHKRISDTSRPGIEVVVILPQAAQNWKEELAIGFEQRRMLQRLETAAKANHCPLGIYTPIKTGNPPLPPTPIYVHSKVLVIDDRILSIGSANTSNRSLGLDTECNINIEADGNQRRREIAMVCYTLLGEHLEQPAEAVESFIQQKRGWVTALDALSGQSGRLHKLNDTFPETWIDQVLPEGICFDPESPLSSEDLFEKLFFPPIPSVQEEEALEEKEQGEPQKPEAHPEGSKKRTFLKGIPLFLLPLIGIILYFFLEKKGIDLRSWVTTLDEARASHWTIPLFMIGTVIASVISFPITFFLVLGGILFGAYWGTLLNWTAALAGATVSYFLGLYLGRPLFRFGQKRAPAAADWIKQKGFWAILILRVIGVFPFTVVNFIAGASKIRLSNYLLATALGMLPGTFLISYFSDAILQGTVDFKTKSSQLLWGLSFVLLLWLGSAFMKRWWLRRQEALS
- a CDS encoding APC family permease, whose protein sequence is MASEVRAPSAALPGTPVELRRDVSIWGSFTWGYADVGADVYVALGLVMGAAHGATPLAFAAAGFVYILIGFAYTELASAYPVAGGGQYYTTRGLGDIWGLIAGAALLLDYTICISLFATASAGYINFFFPAIREFAIDIGPFQGINLIWAAESLFLIVLLMILNIRGIRESSLFNSLIGGLDMVLETIIIVFGFLFAWKPEMVVFQFKTEFPSTEQFFYAVSVAIISYVGLESVSQAAQETRRPATIIPRTSVSLICVVLLFAMAFPILALGVLPWQALAERESDPVAVLASAIPYVGFLAGHAAAVLGATIVLISANTGVMGASRLSYSMSESHLLSPWFSAVHPKFRTPVRAVVFFSVVAAAQVIFSFLTGPHAMDTMVNMYAFGATLAYFLSFIALIALRIKDPYTPRPYRMPFNIKFKGIYIPILGIVGAFATLAMMGVVLWTHALGRVAGPGWVLLWLAVYLWYRWKNRHPLFSNIPRDWEKEQIAILTSAEEFDLLEQYKHALAERNKKEAKHASQ
- a CDS encoding endonuclease/exonuclease/phosphatase family protein — protein: MEVQSATEENRSEETVLSSIDRFLTVMTYNIHHGRGRDGRVDLKRICTVIQEGKPDLVALQEVDLGMTRSERLDQGRELADLLEMNHVAGHNWYLGEGAYGNVFLSRWPVTIVGNLDLSVPGREPRGCLLTEVHYGASLLLVASVHLGLGMAERKRQSLTILDQLKMLYTDEPILIMGDFNTFSFSSIARRFRASYTDVFEEAGVGPRSTFRKIGIPLRLDYIYASDHLLPVKAHVLRTQTASAASDHFPLIAQFLWKDRDERRKNHQTGAELLSHRPS
- a CDS encoding DUF2892 domain-containing protein; protein product: MRAYKGYKTYNVGGWDRGVRYTIGLLFPVLALFSGKSRWARTAMWMIGLDGLLTAFFRFSPLNHLLGVSTYPKWKRLLPFAR